The Pantoea phytobeneficialis genome has a segment encoding these proteins:
- the yqaB gene encoding fructose-1-phosphate/6-phosphogluconate phosphatase, with protein MYDQYDALIFDMDGTILDSEPTHRKAWHQVLSRYGFTIDDEKMVSLNGAPTWQLAQFIIEQNNATHDPHQLAAEKTVAFKAMLLDSVRPLPLMEVVKAYHGRRPMAVGTGSEHSLAEALLKQLGVYHLFTAVVGADDVLRHKPQPDTFLRCAELMGVAPARCVVFEDADFGVQAAKAAGMDVVDVRLL; from the coding sequence ATGTACGACCAATATGACGCCTTGATTTTCGATATGGACGGCACGATTCTCGATTCCGAGCCGACACATCGAAAAGCCTGGCATCAGGTTCTCAGCCGCTATGGTTTCACCATTGATGACGAAAAAATGGTGAGCTTAAACGGTGCGCCTACCTGGCAGCTGGCGCAATTTATCATCGAGCAAAACAACGCTACGCATGATCCACATCAGCTGGCGGCGGAAAAGACCGTGGCCTTCAAAGCGATGTTGCTGGATAGCGTTCGTCCGTTGCCGTTGATGGAAGTGGTCAAGGCTTATCATGGCCGTCGTCCGATGGCGGTGGGGACCGGCAGTGAACATAGCCTGGCGGAAGCGTTGCTGAAGCAGTTAGGGGTTTATCATCTTTTTACCGCAGTCGTCGGCGCCGATGATGTCCTGCGCCATAAACCGCAACCTGATACCTTTTTGCGCTGCGCCGAGCTGATGGGCGTTGCTCCCGCACGATGTGTGGTATTTGAAGATGCTGATTTTGGCGTGCAGGCCGCTAAAGCGGCAGGTATGGATGTGGTTGATGTCCGTTTACTGTGA
- a CDS encoding YqaA family protein, with protein MNDFLTYGSLFGSSFLSATLLPGSSEAMLVALLIAQKGSVYGLLLAASVGNTLGGLTNIFLGRLMPPKGQGRWHNTAMTWLHRFGPAALLFSWLPVVGDLLCVFAGWLRVGWLPALLFLAIGKTLRYIVIATVTLQGLQWWH; from the coding sequence GTGAATGACTTTCTGACTTATGGCTCGTTATTTGGCAGTAGCTTTCTGAGTGCCACTCTCCTTCCGGGAAGCTCAGAAGCGATGCTGGTTGCCCTACTGATCGCCCAAAAAGGGTCGGTCTATGGGTTGCTATTGGCTGCATCAGTGGGAAACACGCTGGGCGGCTTGACGAACATTTTTCTTGGTCGCCTGATGCCACCAAAAGGGCAGGGGAGATGGCATAACACAGCAATGACGTGGTTACACCGATTCGGACCTGCAGCCCTGTTGTTTAGCTGGCTACCCGTGGTGGGCGATCTGCTCTGCGTCTTCGCAGGCTGGTTGCGCGTTGGCTGGCTTCCGGCGTTGTTGTTTCTCGCCATCGGTAAAACACTGCGTTACATCGTTATCGCGACGGTCACTTTGCAAGGTTTGCAATGGTGGCATTGA